The Halovulum dunhuangense genome contains the following window.
GTGCTTGCCATCACCCAGTCAGCGATCCGCAGCGGGCGCGACGGGCTTTCCATCGAAGAGACGCTGACGCTGGCCGATCTGAAAGCCGCGATCAACGCCATGCGCGACGTCGAGGCGTCGATGGGTGCGGCCGATGCCGAGATCCTGCGCCGTGCGCTGCCCGAGCAGGACGCCCCTGGCCCCCGTCGTGACGCGGCCGAGTAAAGGCGTATGGCGGCACCTGGAATGACCATCGGCAGAAGCCTGAAATTCGTGCTTCTGGGGCAGGCGGTGCTGGCGGTGCTGCTGGTGGTGGCCGATATCGACGCCCGCTGGTTGCCCCGCTTCGCCGGGGAACGGACCCTGCCAACGGGGCCGGTCTCGCCCGGTGACCAGGTGCGCCCCTACGACCCCGCGCGCACGGCGCCCGGCTTCACCGACCGCCCCGCCCCGCCGGGGATCGACCTGCCCGCCGACATGCCGGCGCGCATGCAGTTCGAAACGGTGCCGGTCGCGGGGATCGGCGATGCGCTTCTGCTCAACGGCCCCGTGACCCCGGGCGATGCCGACCGGCTGGCCGCGCATCTGGCCAGCCTTGCCGCGCCGCCCGAGGCCATCGCCCTCAACAGCCCCGGCGGCGTGGTGGCCGAGGCGCTGGCGATGGGGCGGCAGATCAGGCAGGCGGGGGCCGACACGGTGATGCTGCCGGGCATGTTCTGCCTGTCGTCCTGCCCCTACATCCTGGCCGCGGGCGATGCGCGCCGCGTCTCGCGCGGGGCGGCGGTCGGCATGCACCAGCACTATTACGACGCGCCCGGCTTCATGCCGGTCTTCCTGGCGGTCGAGGGTATCCAGCACGGGCAGGGCCTGACCATGGAGTACCTGATCGAGATGGGCGTCGATCCGGCGCTCATGCGCCATTCGCTGAACACGCCGCCCGAGGAAATCTACCTTCTGGTCGAGGAAGAGTTGCGCGAGACGCGCCTTGCCACCGAGATGACCGACTAGGCCGCGCGCCCGTCGAGCCCCAGAAGATGGTCGAGCGACAGCCGCCCCGGCCCCGCGCGGATCACCACGAGCAGCGCCACCGCCCAGAGCCCGTGAGTCACCCAGGCATCCGGAAACACGAAGACCTGGATCACCGCGGTCATGGCCAGCAGCCCCAGCGCCGACAGCCGCGACATCAGCCCCAGCACCAGCAGCACCGGCAGCAGATGCTCGGCCAGCGTCGCCATCACCGCCGCCCAGGCGGGCGGGATCAGGGGCAGGGCGTAGACCTGCTCGAACAGGAACCAGGTGGCGTCCTTGATCTCCAGCCCCTCGACCTTGGTGCGGCCCGATTGCCAGAACACCACCGCCGGAAAGACCCGCGCGGCCAGCGCCACCAGGTCGGCGGGCACAAGGCCCGCCAGCCCGTTGATGCGCCGGATCAGCCCGCGGGCGCTGCGCGGCGCGGGGGCCGCGGTCGTGGTTGCATCGGTCATTCTGCGTCTCCGTGAGTGGTGCCGGTGATGAGCCCGTGGCGCAGCAGAAGCGTCAGGGCAGGGGTGGGATCGCCATGCGCCGCCGCGTCCCCCAGCGGCGCGCCGGCGGCAAGGGCCGTCAGCACCGCGTGGGTGTCGGGCGCCAATGGCGCGACGATCACCGAAAGATCGGGCGCGCGGGCGATCAGCGCATGATCGGGGCCCGGCGCGATCGGCGCGGGGCCCGCGCCCGGCTGGTGCGCCTGCCAGATCCGCACCGCCGGGTGGCGAAAGGCAGGCAGCGCCACCGACGGGTGCAGCGCAAGGCGCAGCGTCTCCGGCTCGGGCACCGCAAGGGCACCGGGCGGCACCGGCGGCGCATCCGCCGCGTGATAGGCGCGCCCCCGCGCCAGTTCCAGCGTCGCCACCTCGCCCAGATAGGGCAGGTGCGCGACGGGGGGAAAGCGGTCCAGAAAGCCGGGAAAGCCATCGCCCCAGGTCAGCAGGACCGGGTCGCGCGGCGGTGAGTCCCCGATGAAGACCCGCGCCATGGCGGTGAAGAACTCCCCGCCCAGCAGCGCCTCGATCACCGGGAAGCGCGCGGCCAGCGCCCGGCTCAGCCCGTGCTGCACGTTGTTGCGATAGACGGCGAAGCGCCGTGCCACCTCGGCCCGGTCGGGGGCGGTCAGCCCTGCGGGCGCCTCGCCCGACCAGAGCGCCGCGTGAAACGCCTGCTCGCCCTTTGCGTGGGCAGGATCAGGCCGCATCGGCGGCCTCGCGGGGCTGGCGGTCCAGGATCGCCTGCGCGCGGGCGGCCTCGGCCAGAAGCGTGGCGAAACCGGGCAGGTCGGTGTCCCATTCGATCAGCGTGGGCAACGGGCCGGTGCGCGCCAGCACCTCGGCGTAAAGCGTCCAGACCGGATCGGCCACCGGGCTTCCATGGCTGTCGATCAGCAGCGGGCCCGAGGGCAACTCCTCGGTGTCGTGGCCGGCAAGATGGATCTCGCCCACCGCCGCCAGCGGAAAGGCCGCCAGGTAGGCGCGCGGGTCGAAGCGGTGGTTGATGGCCGAGACGAAGACGTTGTTCACGTCCAGAAGCAGGCCGCAGCCGGTGCGCCGGACGATCTCGGCCAGGAAATCGGTCTCGGACCAGGTGGAGTTGTCGAAGGTCACATAGGTCGCCGGGTTCTCCAGCAGCATCCGCCGGCCAAGCGTTTCCTGCACCTCGTCCACATGGGCGCAGATCGTGGCCAGCGTGCCGGAGGTATAGGGCAGGGGCAGCAGGTCGTTCAGCCAGGCCGCGCCATGGCTCGACCAGGCAAGGTGTTCCGAGAAGCTTGCGGGCTGGTAACGGTCGAGCAGGTGTTCCAGCCGCGCCAGGTGGTCACGGTCCAGCCGGCCCGCCCCGCCGATCGAGAGCCCCACGCCGTGGATGGACAGCGCGTGATCCCGGGCGATTTCCGCCAGCATGGCATGCGGCGCGCCGCCCGCGCCCATGTAGTTCTCGGCATGCACCTCGTAGAAGCCGACGGCGCCGGGGGCGGCTGCGATGTCGCGGTAGTGCTCGGGCTTGAAGCCCAGGCCGGCTTTGGCGGGAAGGCGGGTCATGGCTTTCTCCTGTCGGGGTGCCGGGGCGGGCGAGGGGCCCGCCCCGCAGCTTCGGATCACGCGGGCGGCAGGTCGCGCTCGAGCGCCTCGAGCGAGCCCATGCGCGCTCCGCCATCGGCCATCGCGGGCAATTCGATCGAGGCGCAGGTGCCTTCGGGCACCAGGGTCCAGGCATTGCCCTGGTAGTCCACCGTCGAGGTGCCGGCGCAGGTCGTGCCGGGGCCGGCCGCGCAGTCGTTCTGGCCCGCGAGCGAGACGCCGAAGCACTTTTCCATCGGCTCGGACTGGGCATGGGCGAATCCGGCGGCCAGCGACAGCGCGGTCGCGACGGAGGCTGCAAGCGGAAGCGAAAGGGTCTTCATGGTCATGTCGAATGAACTCCTGTTGGGGGGAGGCCTGAATGCGTTCCCGAAAGGCAGGTCGGAAAGCGCGGCGGGCGTGTTACAGGGCTCACGCGGACGTGAATTCGGGCGCCGGAAGAAATGACCGCATCCCGCCGGCGGTTCCGCGTAACAATTCGCCCTGCCGCTCCGAATGGAAGGAGGATGAGACTGGAACGTGTCGCCACCTGGGAAGAGCTGATGCGTGCGGCCAACCGCGGCGACGCGCTGGCCTATCGCGAGTTGTTGCGTGCGATCACGCCCGTGCTGCGCGGCATCGTCCGGGCGCGCGGCACCGTGCTGGGGCCGGAGGGATGCGAGGATATCGTGCAGGAAGTGCTTCTGGCCGTTCATCTCAAGCGCCACACCTGGCGCGAGGACGCCCCGCTCAGGCCGTGGCTTTATGCCATCGCGCGGCACAAGGTGGCGGATGCGTTCCGGGCGCGGGGCGCGCGGGTCGACCTGCCGATCGAGGATTTCGCGGATCTGCTCAGGGCCGCGGACGAGCCCGACCCGCTGCTCTCGCACGATCTGGACCGGGTGCTGGGCGCGCTCGAACCCCGCGCGGCCGACATCGTGCGCGGCTTCGGGATTCGCGGAGAGACGGTTGCCGAGACGGCAGAGCGGCTCCAGATGAGCGAGGGGGCGGTGCGGGTGGCACTGCACCGGGCGCTGAAAAGCATCGCGCGGCTGCGCGAAAGGATGATGGAATGAAGACCGACGACCTGATCGCGGCGCTTGCCGCCGACACGTTGCAGCGCCCCGGCGCGGGCCGGCGGCTGCTGCGCGCGGCCCCTCCCGCCGCGGCGCTGTCGGTCCTGGCGCTGCTTGCCTTCTGGGGCCCGCGCCCCGATCTGGCGGCGGCGCTTATGTCGGTTGCGGTCCTCAAGCACCTGTTGCCGCTGGCCCTTGCCGCGCTGGCCGCGACGCTGGCCTTGTGGCTGTCGCGCCCCGAGACCCGGCCGGGCGGGCGCGCGACGCTGCTGTTGGTCTATGGTGGGGCGCTTGTCGCGGGTTTCGGCGTGGCGCTGGCGCGCGGCGGGGCCCCCGGGGTCGACGCGGCGCTGGCCAATCCGACGCTGGTGACCTGCCTTTACAGCATCCCGCTTCTGGCGCTGCCGATGCTTGCGGCCACGCTCTGGGCGCTGTCGAGCGGCGCGCCGCAGCGCCCCGCGCTCAGCGGTGCCCTGGCGGGGCTGGTCTCGGGCGGCGTGGCGGCGGCGATCTATGCGATCTACTGCGACCAGGATGCGGCGCTGTTCGTGCTGCCCGCCTACGGGACCGGGATCCTCGTGATGACCGCGCTGGGCAGCGTCATCGGCGCGCGCGTCCTGCGCTGGTAGGCCAGATGCGCCATTGACGGCCGCGCCCCGGATGGCGCAAGGGGCGGGCGCAGCCCCTGATCCGCGGACCCGCCGGCCATGACCCAGAACCCCTATGACGCGCCCGGCTTTCACGACGCGGCGATCCGCGCGGGCCGCCACCGCGACGTGGTGGGCGGCCGCTGGGAAGAGACCGGGCGCATCCAGATGGAAATCCTGCTGGCGGCGGGGATGCGGCCGTCGGACCGGCTTCTCGACATCGGGGCGGGGGCGCTGCGGCTGGGCTGCAAGGCGGTGCCCTTCCTCGAGCCGGGGCACTACTGGGCCACCGACGCCTCGCGCGCGCTGATGCTGGCGGGAAGAACCGCGGAATTGCCCGACCCTTCGCGCCTGCCCGAGGAGCGGCTGATCGAGGATGCGGATTTCGCCTGTCCCGGCGTGCCCGACACGATCGACTACGCCATCGCCTTTGCCGTGTTCCCGCATCTGCCGCTGGCCTATCTGCGCCGGGCGCTGGTGAACCTGTCCCGCCTGACGCGGCTGCGCTGCCTGATGTTCACCGTGTTTCTCGTGCCCGACGCCGCCCGTGCCGTGACGCCGTACCGCCAGGCGGACGGGGTGGTGACGCATGACCTGCGCCCGCCCTATCACCTGCTGGAGGCGGATGTGCACCACATGGCGCGGGTCACGGGATGGGCGGTGGAGCGGTCCGACCGGATGCTGCCCCGCGGGCAGGTGCTGTTCACGGCCAGGCGCGGGTCCCCCTCAGCCTGAGGGCTTGCGCCGGGGCAGGGCGCTCGAATGCCGCTCCACCAGCTCGATCGGCAGCACGATGCTTTCCGGCCGCCCGCCGCCCGAGATCTGGCGCAGCATCGCGGCCACGGTCTGGGCGCCGATCCCTTCGGAGGGGATGTTGACGGTGGTCAGCGACGGCGAGACATGGGCCGCCAGTTCCACATTGTCGATGCCCGCGACCGAGATGTCGCTGGGCACCCGGATGCCGCGCGCCTGGCACTCGGCCATGGCGCCGATGGCGATGACGTCCACCGTACCGATGATCGCGGTCGGCCGGTCCGCCAGTTCCAGCAGCACCGCGCAGCCGCCACGCCCGCCGGGAACCGACAGCGGCTGCTCGGTCACATGGGCCGCCGGAAGCGACAGCCCCGCCTCGGCCAGCGCCGCGCGGATCCCGCGCAGGCGTTCGGCCTGCCGGTCGTTGTGGCGCAGGTTCCCGGTGATGACGCCGATCCGGCGGTGGCCCAGTTCAAGCAGGTGGCGCGCGACCAGCAGCCCCGCAAGGTGATTGTCGACGCCGACGATGGGGTGGTCGTCGCGGCCGCACCACATCTGCAGGATCGGCACGCCCGCCGCGTCGATCATCCGCCAGGTCGCCTCCAGCCGGTCGCCGCCCACCAGGACCAGTCCATCGACGCCGTGCGAGAGCAGCTTTTCCACCGCCGCGAGTTCCGAGGCCGGGTCGTATTCATGCGACGCCACCAGCAGCTGGAACCCGGCTTCCGCCAGGTTGCGCTGCATTTCCTGAAGGGTCGATGCGAAGACCGGGCTGTTGAGGGTGGGGATCACCACGCCCACGGTGCTGGTGCGCCCCGAGGCCAGCGCGCGCGCGGCGCGGTCGGGGACATAGCCCAGGCTGCGCGCGACCGCCAGAACCCGTTCCAGCGTGTCGTCGCGGACCAGTTCGGGCTGCGACAGGGCGCGCGACGCGGTCGCGACGGAAACGCCCGCCTCGCGGGCGATATCGGTCAGGCCGGGACGGGATCTGCGTGCCATCTGAGGATGCCATGAAAATCTTTTCATTCATTTCATACAGCAAGGCATCGCGACATACAACGCATCCACATTTTTCGTTGACGCAATTTCTGAAAAAATGTAAACGCTTGCAAAAGACAAGAACAACAAACAAGAACACCAGAGGGGAGGGACATGTGTCGAGACGCATGAAGATCGGGGCGGCCACGATCCTGTGCCTTACCGTCCTGTGGTATGTCGCCACGACCCTGCTTGGCCTGATCGCGCCGGGCCGCTTCCCGTCCCCCGCCGCCACGCTGACCGCGCTGAACCAGGTCAGCATCGCGGGGTATGCCGGCGGCACGCTGATCGAGCATGTGCTCAACTCGCTGAAGCTGGTGGCGATGGGCTTCATCGTCGCGATCGTCACCGGGGTCCCGCTCGGCCTGCTGATGGGCTGGAGCCGCCGGGCCGAGGCGCTGATCAACCCCGTCTTTCTCATCATCCGCCCGATCCCGCCGCTCGCCTGGATCCCGCTGGCCATCCTGTGGCTTGGCCTGGGCGACTCGGCCAAGGTCATGGTGATCTGGTTCGCGGCCTTCGTTCCTTCCGTCATCAACGCATATGCGGGCGTGCGCACCATCGAGCGCCCGGTGCTCGAGGCGGCCGCCATGCTGGGAACGCCCGGCCCGCGCTTCGTGCGCGAGGTGCTGGTGCCTGCCGCAAGCCCGATGATCTTCACCGGGCTTCGCCTGTCGCTTCAGGCTAGCTGGACGACGCTGGTCGCGGCCGAACTGGTGGGCGCCTTCTACGGGCTGGGAAGGGTGCTGAACGTGGCGCAGCAGGATCTCTATCCCGGCATGATCCTTGTGGGCATGATCGCGGTGGCGATCCTGGGCTGGGCCACCACCAAGCTTCTGGCCATGGCCGAGGCGCGCGCGCTGGGCTGGAACCAGGCCGCGGCGCTGGCGGGGAGGGGCTGAACCATGACCGGACGCATCGATCCCATTCAGGTGCTGCTTCTGGGTCTTGCCGGGCTTGCCGCCTTCCTCGGCCTGTGGTTCGGGCTGACCGCCAGCGGCATCGTGCCGAACCTGTTCCTGCCGACGCCCGTCGAGGTGTTCGACCGCTTCACCACGCTTCTCGACCGGCGCTTCGCGGGCGCAACGCTGCCCGAGCACCTGGCCGCCAGCTTCATGCGCTTCGCCTACGGCTTCCTGCTGGCCGCCGTGATCGGCGTGCCGCTGGGGCTGCTGATGGGCTGGTTCCGCCTGCTGGACGAGATCGTCTCGCCCATCTTCGACGGGCTGCGCTTCATCGCGCCCATCGCCTGGGTGCCCTTCGCGGCGCTTTGGTTCGGCACCGGCATCGGCGGCCCGATCATGATCATCTTCGCGGGCGCGTTTCCGCCCTGCGTGATCAACGCCTATCGCGGCGCGAAATTCGTCGACCCCCGGCTGATCGAGGCGGCGAACATGCTGGGCACGCCCAACCGCCGCGTCATCACCGAGATCCTGCTGCCCGCATCCGTCCCCTCGATCATCTCGGGGCTGCGGGTGTCGGCGGGGCTGGGCTGGCAGAGCCTGGTGGGGGCCGAGCTGATCGTCGCTTCCCGCGGGGTCGGCTACATGATGGTCCAGGGCCAGGCCAACGTCTCTACCACCACCGTCATGGCGGGCATGATCGCGATCGGCCTCGTGGGTCTCGCCCTCGACAGCGCCCTGCGCCTTGCCGAGCGGCTGATCCTGCGCCGCCGCGGCCTCGAGACCTGAGGAGAATTCAGATGGGTGTCATCCGTTTCGAGAATGTGGGCCGCGTGTTCGGGTCCAAGGCGAAACCCTTCGTGGCGCTGAAGGAGATCGACCTGGAGGTGCAGGACAAGGAATTCGTCGCCATCGTCGGCCCCTCGGGCTGCGGCAAGACGACCTGCCTGCGGCTGGTGGCGGGCTTCGACTTCCCCTCGTCGGGCAAGGTGCTGGTGGATGAAAAGGAAATCCGCCGCCCCGGGCCGGAACGCGCGGTGGTGTTCCAGCAGTTCGCGCTGTTCCCCTGGAAGACGGTGCACGACAACATCGAGCTGGGCCTGCGCAACCAGAACGTGGCCAGGTCCGAACGCGAGGACCGGATCAACAGCATCCTCGAGCTGATGAACCTGACCCGCTATGCAGGCCATTTCCCGCACCAGCTTTCGGGCGGCATGCAGCAGCGCGTGGCGATCGCCCGGGCCTATGTGCTGGATCCCGACGTGCTGCTGATGGACGAGCCGTTCGGCGCGCTGGATGCCCAGACCCGCGTGGTCATGCAGGAGGAACTGGTGCGGCTGGCGCGCAAGAACCCGCGCACCGTCCTGTTCATCACCCATGCCGTGGAAGAGGCGGTCTACCTGGCCGACCGCGTGGTCATCATGACCCGCGCGCCCGGCCGCATCAAGGAGGTGCTCGACGTCGCCTCGATCCGCAAGTCCGAGAACTGGGACAGCTACGAGAAGATCGAGGACGTCATGGACCTGGAGAGTTTCGTGCACCTGCGCACCCATATCTGGCGCAGCCTGCGCGAGGAGAAGGCGGCGCAGACCGCCTGAGAGAAGACCCGGAAAACCCAACAAGGAGGATGAGATGAACAACCGGATAGCGGGCCTCGGCCTTGCCGCGCTGATGGCAAGCACCAGCCTGCCCGCAGCGGCGCAGGACCTGACGCCGATCAACATCAGCTACCAGCCCGCGCTCTACTGGGCGCTGCCCTTCTACGTCGCCACCGAAAAGGGGTGGTGGGCCGAGCTTGGCCTCGAGCCGTCCTTCAGCACCTTCCCGGCCGGCGCGCCGCAGATCGCCGCCGCCCAGGCGAACGACTGGGACGTGGGCGGCACCGGGTCGGTCCCGGCCGTCCTGGGCGCCGAGCGTTTCGGGCTCAAGACCGTGGGCATCACCAATGACGAGTCGGCCGCCAACACGCTGATGGCCCGCAACGACGTGCTCGAGGGGCTGAAGGCCGATCCGTCGTCGATCGCGGGGCAGAGCATCCTGATCACCACCAACTCCACGGCGGATTACGCCGCGCAGGCCTGCCTGCGCATGTGGGGCGTGGACACCTCGGCGGTCGAGTTCGTGAACCTCGCCCAGGCGCAGATCATCTCGGCGATCATCTCGCGCAACGGCGATATCGCGGGGGTCTGGGCGCCCAACACCTATACCCTTCAGGAACGCGCCGACAGCGACTACCTGTGCTCGGGCGCCGATGCCGGCGCGATCGTGCCGGGCGCGCTGGTGGTGCGCCCCGGCTTCGCCGAGGAAAGCCCCGAACTGGTGGCCCGCTTCCTGGCCGTCTACCTGCGCGGCTGGTCCTGGGCCGAGGCCCATCCGGAAGAAGCCCGCGAGATGCTGGTGGACTTCTACTCCGAGGGCGGCGTCGAGATTTCCGACAGCGCCGTCGAATCCGAGTTCGCGATGCGCCCGACCTTCCTGCTGGACGAGCAGCTGGCCATCCTCGACCGCGCCGACGGTCAGGCGGACGTGGACGAGTGGCTGGGCAATATCGGCGGCTTCATGGCGTCCGTCGGCACCTTTGCCGCGGCCCCCGCGCCTGCCGATTTCATCGACCCGAGCTTCATGCAGATGGTAGCGGACGACCCCGATCTGGCCGCCTTCGCCAACCGTCAGGACTGACACCGCGCCCCGCCGCGCCATTCCTGCGCGGCGGGGCCCCCATGCACGAGAGAGAACGATGACGATTACCTATCTCAAGAAGGCGACCAAGACTCCCGAGACGGAGACCGGCAACGCGCAGGCGGTGGTCAACGAGATGCTGGCCCGCATCGAGGCCGAGGGCGAGGAGGCCGTGCGCCACTATGCCAAGGCGCTCGACAAGTGGGATGGGCCGATCGTCGTCACCCGCGAGGAAATGGAGGCGCGCGCCGCCGAAGTGCCCGACCAGGTCCGCGAGGACATCGCCTTCGCCGCCGGGGAAGTGCGCCGCTTCGCGCTGGCGCAGAAGGAGTCGATCCACGAATTCGAGCAGAAGATGGGCTCGGGCCTGATCGTGGGGCAGAAGATGATCCCCTGCAACGTGGCCGGCTGCTACGTTCCCACCGGGCGCTATGCGCATATCGCGTCCGCCTACATGTCGGTGGCGACCGCCAAGGCCGCCGGCGTCAAGACCGTGATCGCCTGTTCCACCCCCTACCGGGGCGGCGGCATCCATCCCTATGTGCTTTACGCGATGAAGGTGGCGGGCGCCGACATGGTGCTGACGCTGGGCGGCGTGCAGGCCATCGCCGCCATGGCCTACGGGCTGTTCACCGGCAAGCCCGCCGACATCATCGTGGGCCCCGGCAACAAGTATGTGGCCGAGGCCAAGCGCACCCTGTTCGGCAAGGTGGGCATCGACGTCTTTGCCGGCCCCTCGGAAGTGGGGATCCTGGCCGACGACACCGCCGATCCGGAAATCGTGGCGGTCGACCTGGTGGGGCAGGCCGAGCATGGCCATGAAAGCCCGGCCTGGCTGTTCACCGATTCCCGGACCCTGGCCGAAAAGGTCATGGCGCGCGTGCCCGAACTGATCGACGACCTGCCGCAGCCCGCCCGCGACGCCGCAGGTGCTGCCTGGCGCGACTATGGCGAGGTGATCCTGTGCGACACCCGGCAAGAGCTGGTCGAGGTGTCGGACCGCTACGCGAGCGAGCATCTGGAAGTGCATTGCCGCGACCTGGACTGGTGGCTCGACAACCTGACCAACTACGGCTCGCTGTTCCTGGGCGAGGAAACCACCGTCGCCTTCGGCGACAAGGCGTCGGGCCCGAACCACATCCTGCCCACCAAGTTCGCCGCGCGCTATTCGGCGGGCCTGTCGGTGCACAAGTTCCTCAAGCCCCTGACCTGGCAGCGCGCCGACCGCGAGGCGTCGAAGACGCTGTCGCTGGCGACTGCCCGCATCTCGCGGCTCGAGGGGATGGAGGCGCATGCCCGCACCGCCGACGTGCGGATGGCGAAATACTATCCCGGCCACAATTTCGACCTGGGCCGGCCCGTCGAATCCGTGGAGTGAGCCACGGAAGATGACCTCGGACGGGCAGCACATCGACCTTGGCGCGCCGCCACCGATCCCGGCGGAAGCGCAGGCCGCCGTGGCCGAACTGCTCGTCCGGGGCCGCCTGCACCGCTACGGCGAGTCGGGCGCCCCCCCGGGCGCGGCGGCCCGGCTCGAGCGCGCCTTTGCCCGGCTGATCGGGGTACCCTACGCGGTCGCCGTGAATTCCTGCGGATCGGCCATGTATCTGGCGCTGCTGGGCGCGGGCGTGAAGCCGGGCGACCCGGTGCTGATGGGCGCCTTCACGCTGGCCCCGGTGCTGGGCGCCATTGCGAACGCGGGCGCGCGCCCCGTCGCGGTCGAGATCACCGCCGACCTGGTGATCGACCCCGCCGACCTGGAGGAAAAGGCCGCCGCCACCGGCGCGCGGCACCTGCTGGTGTCGCACATGCGCGGGCATGTGGGCGATCTGGACCGGCTTGCCGCGATCTGCGACCGGCTGGGCATTTCGATGATCGAGGATTGCGCCCACACGA
Protein-coding sequences here:
- a CDS encoding ABC transporter permease yields the protein MSRRMKIGAATILCLTVLWYVATTLLGLIAPGRFPSPAATLTALNQVSIAGYAGGTLIEHVLNSLKLVAMGFIVAIVTGVPLGLLMGWSRRAEALINPVFLIIRPIPPLAWIPLAILWLGLGDSAKVMVIWFAAFVPSVINAYAGVRTIERPVLEAAAMLGTPGPRFVREVLVPAASPMIFTGLRLSLQASWTTLVAAELVGAFYGLGRVLNVAQQDLYPGMILVGMIAVAILGWATTKLLAMAEARALGWNQAAALAGRG
- a CDS encoding DNA-binding domain-containing protein; this translates as MRPDPAHAKGEQAFHAALWSGEAPAGLTAPDRAEVARRFAVYRNNVQHGLSRALAARFPVIEALLGGEFFTAMARVFIGDSPPRDPVLLTWGDGFPGFLDRFPPVAHLPYLGEVATLELARGRAYHAADAPPVPPGALAVPEPETLRLALHPSVALPAFRHPAVRIWQAHQPGAGPAPIAPGPDHALIARAPDLSVIVAPLAPDTHAVLTALAAGAPLGDAAAHGDPTPALTLLLRHGLITGTTHGDAE
- a CDS encoding ABC transporter substrate-binding protein; the protein is MNNRIAGLGLAALMASTSLPAAAQDLTPINISYQPALYWALPFYVATEKGWWAELGLEPSFSTFPAGAPQIAAAQANDWDVGGTGSVPAVLGAERFGLKTVGITNDESAANTLMARNDVLEGLKADPSSIAGQSILITTNSTADYAAQACLRMWGVDTSAVEFVNLAQAQIISAIISRNGDIAGVWAPNTYTLQERADSDYLCSGADAGAIVPGALVVRPGFAEESPELVARFLAVYLRGWSWAEAHPEEAREMLVDFYSEGGVEISDSAVESEFAMRPTFLLDEQLAILDRADGQADVDEWLGNIGGFMASVGTFAAAPAPADFIDPSFMQMVADDPDLAAFANRQD
- a CDS encoding ABC transporter permease — protein: MTGRIDPIQVLLLGLAGLAAFLGLWFGLTASGIVPNLFLPTPVEVFDRFTTLLDRRFAGATLPEHLAASFMRFAYGFLLAAVIGVPLGLLMGWFRLLDEIVSPIFDGLRFIAPIAWVPFAALWFGTGIGGPIMIIFAGAFPPCVINAYRGAKFVDPRLIEAANMLGTPNRRVITEILLPASVPSIISGLRVSAGLGWQSLVGAELIVASRGVGYMMVQGQANVSTTTVMAGMIAIGLVGLALDSALRLAERLILRRRGLET
- a CDS encoding DoxX family protein, with amino-acid sequence MTDATTTAAPAPRSARGLIRRINGLAGLVPADLVALAARVFPAVVFWQSGRTKVEGLEIKDATWFLFEQVYALPLIPPAWAAVMATLAEHLLPVLLVLGLMSRLSALGLLAMTAVIQVFVFPDAWVTHGLWAVALLVVIRAGPGRLSLDHLLGLDGRAA
- a CDS encoding ABC transporter ATP-binding protein, encoding MGVIRFENVGRVFGSKAKPFVALKEIDLEVQDKEFVAIVGPSGCGKTTCLRLVAGFDFPSSGKVLVDEKEIRRPGPERAVVFQQFALFPWKTVHDNIELGLRNQNVARSEREDRINSILELMNLTRYAGHFPHQLSGGMQQRVAIARAYVLDPDVLLMDEPFGALDAQTRVVMQEELVRLARKNPRTVLFITHAVEEAVYLADRVVIMTRAPGRIKEVLDVASIRKSENWDSYEKIEDVMDLESFVHLRTHIWRSLREEKAAQTA
- a CDS encoding DUF692 domain-containing protein, translating into MTRLPAKAGLGFKPEHYRDIAAAPGAVGFYEVHAENYMGAGGAPHAMLAEIARDHALSIHGVGLSIGGAGRLDRDHLARLEHLLDRYQPASFSEHLAWSSHGAAWLNDLLPLPYTSGTLATICAHVDEVQETLGRRMLLENPATYVTFDNSTWSETDFLAEIVRRTGCGLLLDVNNVFVSAINHRFDPRAYLAAFPLAAVGEIHLAGHDTEELPSGPLLIDSHGSPVADPVWTLYAEVLARTGPLPTLIEWDTDLPGFATLLAEAARAQAILDRQPREAADAA
- a CDS encoding NrsF family protein, with product MKTDDLIAALAADTLQRPGAGRRLLRAAPPAAALSVLALLAFWGPRPDLAAALMSVAVLKHLLPLALAALAATLALWLSRPETRPGGRATLLLVYGGALVAGFGVALARGGAPGVDAALANPTLVTCLYSIPLLALPMLAATLWALSSGAPQRPALSGALAGLVSGGVAAAIYAIYCDQDAALFVLPAYGTGILVMTALGSVIGARVLRW
- a CDS encoding DUF2282 domain-containing protein; this encodes MTMKTLSLPLAASVATALSLAAGFAHAQSEPMEKCFGVSLAGQNDCAAGPGTTCAGTSTVDYQGNAWTLVPEGTCASIELPAMADGGARMGSLEALERDLPPA
- a CDS encoding sigma-70 family RNA polymerase sigma factor; the encoded protein is MRLERVATWEELMRAANRGDALAYRELLRAITPVLRGIVRARGTVLGPEGCEDIVQEVLLAVHLKRHTWREDAPLRPWLYAIARHKVADAFRARGARVDLPIEDFADLLRAADEPDPLLSHDLDRVLGALEPRAADIVRGFGIRGETVAETAERLQMSEGAVRVALHRALKSIARLRERMME
- a CDS encoding LacI family DNA-binding transcriptional regulator, producing MARRSRPGLTDIAREAGVSVATASRALSQPELVRDDTLERVLAVARSLGYVPDRAARALASGRTSTVGVVIPTLNSPVFASTLQEMQRNLAEAGFQLLVASHEYDPASELAAVEKLLSHGVDGLVLVGGDRLEATWRMIDAAGVPILQMWCGRDDHPIVGVDNHLAGLLVARHLLELGHRRIGVITGNLRHNDRQAERLRGIRAALAEAGLSLPAAHVTEQPLSVPGGRGGCAVLLELADRPTAIIGTVDVIAIGAMAECQARGIRVPSDISVAGIDNVELAAHVSPSLTTVNIPSEGIGAQTVAAMLRQISGGGRPESIVLPIELVERHSSALPRRKPSG
- a CDS encoding class I SAM-dependent methyltransferase, giving the protein MTQNPYDAPGFHDAAIRAGRHRDVVGGRWEETGRIQMEILLAAGMRPSDRLLDIGAGALRLGCKAVPFLEPGHYWATDASRALMLAGRTAELPDPSRLPEERLIEDADFACPGVPDTIDYAIAFAVFPHLPLAYLRRALVNLSRLTRLRCLMFTVFLVPDAARAVTPYRQADGVVTHDLRPPYHLLEADVHHMARVTGWAVERSDRMLPRGQVLFTARRGSPSA